One window from the genome of Musa acuminata AAA Group cultivar baxijiao chromosome BXJ1-4, Cavendish_Baxijiao_AAA, whole genome shotgun sequence encodes:
- the LOC135649258 gene encoding WRKY transcription factor 71-like isoform X1 → MSGDQERSHFSFPSHDELSSLVSWKPAGGATDSAGDPRGFGPRAVPPPVSLTDVLRGSMMDYGALARAFDLPCSAPSDVLAPGGMASSRELMADVGNAGNSMTPSSGCGGSATPMTPNSSTSWSSTEAAGEEDAERCKKDEPKQEEEVEKQRVKVEEEGGDTSEKVRNKSKKKGEKRQRDPRFAFVTESEVDHLDDGYRWRKYGQKAVKNSPYPRSYYRCTTQKCPVKKRVERSYQNPRIVITTYEGKHAHECPATVRGSTHLLPPPSAMSTSFCQNLVMQQMNQLNNDNSLQANINPNVYLANLPPSLQQLQLPDYGLLQDIIPSFIHGGQP, encoded by the exons ATGTCTGGAGATCAGGAGCGGAGTCACTTCAGCTTCCCGTCGCATGACGAGCTGTCGTCGCTCGTCTCCTGGAAGCCAGCGGGCGGCGCCACCGACAGTGCTGGTGATCCACGCGGTTTCGGCCCCCGGGCGGTACCGCCGCCCGTGAGCCTCACCGACGTGTTGCGTGGCTCGATGATGGACTACGGCGCTCTCGCTCGAGCTTTCGACTTACCGTGTTCGGCGCCGTCTGACGTGCTTGCTCCCGGTGGGATGGCGTCGTCCCGTGAACTGATGGCGGATGTCGGCAATGCTGGCAACAGCATGACGCCGTCGTCCGGGTGCGGTGGAAGTGCGACCCCGATGACGCCTAACTCCTCGACCTCCTGGTCGTCCACCGAAGCCGCCGGCGAAGAAGATGCCGAGCGGTGCAAGAAGGATGAGccgaagcaggaggaggaggtggagaagcaaCGGGTCAAGGTGGAAGAGGAAGGGGGTGACACGTCCGAGAAAGT CAGGAACAAAAGcaaaaagaaaggagagaaaaggcAAAGGGATCCCCGTTTTGCTTTCGTGACCGAAAGCGAGGTCGATCATCTCGACGACGGCTATCGGTGGAGGAAATACGGCCAGAAAGCAGTCAAGAACAGCCCTTACCCGAG GAGCTACTATCGTTGCACGACACAGAAGTGCCCGGTGAAGAAGAGGGTGGAGAGATCTTATCAGAATCCAAGAATCGTGATCACCACCTACGAAGGGAAACATGCTCACGAATGCCCCGCAACAGTCAGAGGGAGCACACACTTGTTACCACCTCCTTCGGCGATGTCGACCAGCTTCTGCCAGAATCTTGTGATGCAGCagatgaaccaactgaacaatgaCAATAGCCTGCAAGCGAACATAAACCCTAATGTGTATCTGGCGAACCTGCCGCCTTCTCTCCAGCAGCTCCAACTCCCCGACTACGGTCTCCTGCAAGACATAATTCCTTCCTTCATTCACGGCGGCCAACCATGA
- the LOC135649258 gene encoding WRKY transcription factor 71-like isoform X2 gives MSGDQERSHFSFPSHDELSSLVSWKPAGGATDSAGDPRGFGPRAVPPPVSLTDVLRGSMMDYGALARAFDLPCSAPSDVLAPGGMASSRELMADVGNAGNSMTPSSGCGGSATPMTPNSSTSWSSTEAAGEEDAERCKKDEPKQEEEVEKQRVKVEEEGGDTSEKVNKSKKKGEKRQRDPRFAFVTESEVDHLDDGYRWRKYGQKAVKNSPYPRSYYRCTTQKCPVKKRVERSYQNPRIVITTYEGKHAHECPATVRGSTHLLPPPSAMSTSFCQNLVMQQMNQLNNDNSLQANINPNVYLANLPPSLQQLQLPDYGLLQDIIPSFIHGGQP, from the exons ATGTCTGGAGATCAGGAGCGGAGTCACTTCAGCTTCCCGTCGCATGACGAGCTGTCGTCGCTCGTCTCCTGGAAGCCAGCGGGCGGCGCCACCGACAGTGCTGGTGATCCACGCGGTTTCGGCCCCCGGGCGGTACCGCCGCCCGTGAGCCTCACCGACGTGTTGCGTGGCTCGATGATGGACTACGGCGCTCTCGCTCGAGCTTTCGACTTACCGTGTTCGGCGCCGTCTGACGTGCTTGCTCCCGGTGGGATGGCGTCGTCCCGTGAACTGATGGCGGATGTCGGCAATGCTGGCAACAGCATGACGCCGTCGTCCGGGTGCGGTGGAAGTGCGACCCCGATGACGCCTAACTCCTCGACCTCCTGGTCGTCCACCGAAGCCGCCGGCGAAGAAGATGCCGAGCGGTGCAAGAAGGATGAGccgaagcaggaggaggaggtggagaagcaaCGGGTCAAGGTGGAAGAGGAAGGGGGTGACACGTCCGAGAAAGT GAACAAAAGcaaaaagaaaggagagaaaaggcAAAGGGATCCCCGTTTTGCTTTCGTGACCGAAAGCGAGGTCGATCATCTCGACGACGGCTATCGGTGGAGGAAATACGGCCAGAAAGCAGTCAAGAACAGCCCTTACCCGAG GAGCTACTATCGTTGCACGACACAGAAGTGCCCGGTGAAGAAGAGGGTGGAGAGATCTTATCAGAATCCAAGAATCGTGATCACCACCTACGAAGGGAAACATGCTCACGAATGCCCCGCAACAGTCAGAGGGAGCACACACTTGTTACCACCTCCTTCGGCGATGTCGACCAGCTTCTGCCAGAATCTTGTGATGCAGCagatgaaccaactgaacaatgaCAATAGCCTGCAAGCGAACATAAACCCTAATGTGTATCTGGCGAACCTGCCGCCTTCTCTCCAGCAGCTCCAACTCCCCGACTACGGTCTCCTGCAAGACATAATTCCTTCCTTCATTCACGGCGGCCAACCATGA